The sequence below is a genomic window from Ensifer adhaerens.
ATGCGCGCAGCTTGTGGCGCTTGCCGCAGCCAGCGACGACGACATCAAGATTTTCGTCAACTCGCCGGGCGGCCATGTCGAATCGGGTGACTCGATCCACGACATGATCAAGTTCATCAAGCCGAAGGTCTGGATCATCGGCACGGGCTGGGTCGCATCCGCCGGTGCGCTGATCTACGTATCGGTGCCAAAGGAACAGCGCCTTTGCCTGCCGAACACGCGCTTCCTGCTGCACCAACCGTCGGGCGGTACGCGCGGCATGGCCTCGGACATCGAGATCCAGGCGCGCGAAATCATCAAGATGAACGAGCGCCTGAACAAGATCTTCGCCGCGGCCACCGGCCAGCCGGTCGAAAAGATCGCCAAGGACACGGACCGCGACTACTGGCTCTCTGCTGAAGACGCCAAGAGCTACGGCCTCGTTTCCAAGATCATCACCAGCCAGTCCGAAATCGGCTGATCGGTTTTGA
It includes:
- a CDS encoding ATP-dependent Clp protease, protease subunit, which encodes MNEEDDDDKKTEKPLGKDAEANLFKSRSIFIYGGITQELAQRVCAQLVALAAASDDDIKIFVNSPGGHVESGDSIHDMIKFIKPKVWIIGTGWVASAGALIYVSVPKEQRLCLPNTRFLLHQPSGGTRGMASDIEIQAREIIKMNERLNKIFAAATGQPVEKIAKDTDRDYWLSAEDAKSYGLVSKIITSQSEIG